The following proteins are encoded in a genomic region of Glycine soja cultivar W05 chromosome 17, ASM419377v2, whole genome shotgun sequence:
- the LOC114393374 gene encoding zinc finger protein CONSTANS-LIKE 5-like, with the protein MGIERGGFKGFRSAWSVPPKPCDSCKLASAALFCRPDSAFLCIACDSNIHCSNKLASRHERVWMCEVCEQAPAAVTCKADAAALCVTCDSDIHSANPLAQRHERVPVEPFFDSAESIVKASAAATFGFIVPSDDGGASDAFAPDDSDAAAWLIPNPNFGSKLMDAPEIKSKEIFFSEMDPFLDFDYSNSFQNNNSAGNDSVVPVQKPSLAPPLINNHHHHQSETCFDVDFCRSKLSSFNYPSNSLSQSVSSSSLDVGVVPDGNTVSDMSYSFGRNSSDSSGIVVVSGNSVGQGATQLCGMDREARVLRYREKRKNRKFEKTIRYASRKAYAETRPRIKGRFAKRTEIDSDVERLYSPGPAVLMLDTPYGVVPSF; encoded by the exons ATGGGAATTGAAAGAGGAGGCTTCAAGGGATTCAGGAGCGCCTGGAGCGTGCCGCCCAAGCCGTGCGATTCCTGCAAGCTGGCTTCGGCGGCGCTTTTCTGCCGCCCCGATTCCGCGTTTCTCTGCATCGCCTGCGATTCCAACATTCACTGCTCGAACAAACTCGCGTCGCGCCACGAGCGCGTGTGGATGTGTGAGGTGTGCGAGCAGGCACCCGCTGCTGTCACGTGCAAGGCCGACGCCGCCGCCCTCTGCGTCACGTGTGACTCCGACATCCACTCCGCGAACCCCCTCGCGCAACGCCACGAGCGCGTCCCCGtggaacctttctttgactccGCTGAGTCCATAGTGAAAGCCTCTGCTGCAGCCACCTTCGGGTTCATTGTCCCATCCGACGACGGCGGCGCCTCCGACGCTTTCGCCCCCGATGACTCCGACGCCGCCGCGTGGCTCATCCCGAACCCTAATTTCGGGTCCAAGCTCATGGACGCCCCCGAAATCAAGTCCAAGGAGATATTCTTCTCTGAAATGGACCCCTTCCTCGATTTTGATTACTCAAACTCCTTCCAAAACAACAACAGCGCCGGAAACGACAGCGTCGTTCCAGTTCAAAAACCCTCTCTCGCCCCTCCCCTAATCAataatcaccaccaccaccaatcaGAAACTTGCTTCGACGTCGATTTTTGTCGCTCGAAGCTCTCCTCCTTTAACTACCCTTCCAATTCTCTTAGCCAAAGC GTTTCGTCGTCGTCGCTTGATGTTGGAGTGGTGCCGGACGGGAACACGGTGTCAGACATGTCGTATTCTTTTGGTCGGAACAGTTCGGATTCGAGTGGGATTGTTGTTGTGTCAGGAAATAGTGTGGGGCAAGGTGCGACGCAGTTGTGTGGAATGGATCGGGAAGCGAGGGTACTGCGATACAGAGAGAAAAGGAAGAACCGAAAATTCGAGAAGACAATTCGATACGCATCGCGAAAAGCATATGCGGAAACCCGGCCCAGGATAAAAGGCCGCTTCGCCAAACGAACAGAAATTGACTCGGATGTGGAGCGTCTCTATAGCCCTGGCCCTGCGGTGCTCATGCTGGACACTCCATACGGCGTCGTACCATCGTTTTag